Proteins encoded together in one Caldicellulosiruptor saccharolyticus DSM 8903 window:
- a CDS encoding VanZ family protein: MKLKEILKNAFIVICSLVLSIFLCYYVLDDIWLHFSIEAFSFIFLRVFVAILLFSLLHLIFNGKLYYFMLDILFTSYIVLVISLSFFRISRSEHYINFNLNEIINYSLSQIIENFILYLPAGFYLSFRIKNKPKITIFIFLVWIIVVELLQFLTKRGVFDILDIIINLLGYLTGILIFNIPQIKNFLITKKDQLN; encoded by the coding sequence ATGAAACTTAAAGAAATCTTAAAAAATGCATTTATAGTTATATGTTCTCTCGTTTTGTCAATATTTTTATGTTATTATGTTTTAGATGATATCTGGTTACATTTTTCAATTGAAGCATTTAGCTTTATATTTTTGAGAGTTTTTGTAGCTATTTTATTGTTTTCTCTTTTGCATCTTATATTTAACGGAAAATTATATTATTTCATGTTAGATATTTTATTTACCAGTTATATTGTTTTAGTTATTTCGCTTAGCTTTTTCCGGATAAGCAGATCAGAACATTACATAAACTTTAATTTAAATGAAATAATTAATTATAGTTTATCTCAAATAATTGAAAACTTCATTTTGTATTTGCCAGCTGGTTTTTACCTTTCTTTTAGAATAAAAAATAAACCAAAAATCACAATTTTTATTTTTTTAGTATGGATTATAGTAGTTGAATTGTTACAGTTTTTAACAAAAAGGGGTGTATTTGATATTTTAGACATTATAATTAATTTACTTGGTTATCTTACAGGAATCTTGATATTCAACATACCCCAAATAAAAAACTTTTTAATAACAAAAAAAGACCAGCTTAATTAA
- a CDS encoding IS256-like element ISCsa2 family transposase: protein MEKNEIFETAKNMAIEQVLNMYCSKDDPTRPALKQLLENLLDCFMLSERTVYLAKNENDKGNGFYGRKLATPVGSLEISVPRTRSGNFRPSILPDRYKRVDSSYTDLLMSLVANGYSESSLVQTLKSMNLPYSEDEIEKIKNDLKNELQLFKQRELPESAFALIIDGYHCEIKDNSKVKQATCYVVLGIDLEGKKDIFGIYTFFGKENKADWMRVFDDLITRGLKKVLIVVSDDFPGIIDAVRLAYPLADHQLCFVHLQRNVRKHMAKDDASVFNKELDKLRTSSADFDEAISKFKLLCEQYSSKYPRFIKGICEKAEFYLAHMRYPEDLRKYIYTTNAVESVNSMIEKIRINSGGYFQSVEVLEINIYLQRENLRRGKWKNGVPILKKCSYNILQLYNIRYEMETQNS from the coding sequence ATGGAGAAAAATGAAATTTTTGAAACCGCTAAAAATATGGCTATCGAGCAAGTATTAAATATGTATTGCTCCAAAGATGATCCTACTCGCCCAGCTTTAAAACAGCTTTTGGAAAACTTGCTCGATTGCTTTATGTTATCAGAAAGAACTGTTTACCTTGCTAAAAACGAAAACGATAAAGGCAATGGTTTTTACGGCAGAAAACTTGCAACACCTGTTGGCAGCCTTGAAATTTCTGTTCCTCGCACACGCTCTGGTAACTTTCGACCTTCCATTCTCCCTGACCGCTACAAAAGGGTTGACAGCTCATACACTGACCTGCTCATGTCTTTAGTCGCCAATGGTTACTCAGAAAGTTCTCTTGTCCAAACTCTTAAAAGCATGAATCTGCCTTATTCTGAAGACGAAATCGAAAAAATCAAAAACGATCTTAAAAACGAGCTTCAACTTTTCAAACAAAGAGAACTTCCTGAAAGTGCTTTTGCTCTTATCATTGACGGTTACCATTGCGAAATTAAAGATAACTCAAAAGTTAAACAAGCTACTTGCTATGTCGTGCTTGGCATTGATTTAGAAGGCAAAAAAGATATCTTCGGTATCTACACTTTCTTCGGCAAAGAAAACAAAGCCGATTGGATGAGAGTCTTTGACGACTTAATTACAAGAGGTCTTAAAAAAGTCTTAATAGTTGTAAGCGATGATTTTCCAGGCATTATCGATGCTGTTAGACTCGCTTATCCCCTTGCCGACCATCAACTATGTTTTGTTCACCTTCAACGCAATGTCAGAAAACATATGGCAAAAGATGATGCTTCCGTTTTCAACAAAGAGCTTGATAAACTAAGAACTTCCTCTGCTGATTTTGACGAAGCTATTTCAAAGTTCAAACTTCTTTGTGAGCAATACTCCTCAAAATATCCTCGATTCATAAAAGGTATTTGCGAAAAAGCAGAGTTCTATCTTGCACATATGAGGTATCCTGAAGATTTAAGAAAGTACATTTATACTACTAATGCTGTAGAAAGCGTAAACAGTATGATTGAAAAGATAAGAATAAACTCCGGTGGTTATTTTCAATCTGTAGAAGTTTTAGAGATAAACATATATTTACAAAGAGAAAACTTGCGTCGGGGCAAGTGGAAAAACGGAGTACCTATTCTTAAAAAATGTAGTTACAATATATTACAGCTCTACAATATACGCTATGAAATGGAAACACAAAATTCTTGA
- the istB gene encoding IS21-like element ISCsa9 family helper ATPase IstB, translating to MNDLLLGKLKDLKLSGIIKSFDLRVEEAIKNNFSYQEFFEILINDEVSNRRINSNQKRISKAKFPWHKTLEEYNFNYQPSINKRFIYNLATCEFVRKRENVAFIGPPGTGKTHLAIAIGLKAVALGYRVLFTTANEMLEELYISRADNSYQQKLKNYVNVDLLIIDELGLRKFNQSSVDDFYEIISKRYERGSIIITTNKVFEEWARIFYDPVLATAILDRFVHHCHFVVIKGESYRMKQREGAIKALTYDSKNDSNQLNNDN from the coding sequence ATGAATGATCTTTTGTTGGGGAAGTTAAAGGATTTGAAATTATCCGGGATAATAAAAAGTTTTGATTTAAGAGTAGAGGAAGCTATTAAGAATAACTTTTCATATCAAGAGTTTTTTGAGATATTGATAAATGATGAAGTGAGTAACAGGAGAATAAACAGTAATCAAAAGAGGATAAGCAAAGCGAAGTTTCCATGGCACAAGACGTTAGAAGAATACAATTTTAATTATCAGCCTTCAATTAATAAAAGGTTTATATACAATTTGGCGACCTGTGAATTTGTCCGAAAAAGGGAGAATGTGGCCTTCATAGGACCGCCAGGGACAGGGAAGACACATCTTGCAATAGCGATAGGACTTAAAGCTGTAGCACTTGGATATAGAGTTTTGTTTACCACAGCAAATGAGATGTTAGAAGAGTTGTATATTTCAAGAGCGGATAATTCGTATCAACAAAAGCTAAAAAACTATGTTAATGTGGATTTGTTAATAATAGATGAGCTGGGCTTAAGGAAATTTAATCAAAGCAGTGTAGATGATTTTTATGAGATAATATCAAAGAGATATGAGAGAGGATCGATAATAATAACCACAAACAAAGTATTTGAAGAGTGGGCGAGGATATTTTATGATCCAGTTTTAGCGACAGCGATTTTAGATAGATTTGTACATCATTGTCATTTTGTGGTTATCAAAGGTGAAAGTTATAGGATGAAGCAAAGGGAGGGTGCTATAAAAGCTTTAACATATGATTCCAAGAATGACTCAAATCAGTTAAATAATGATAATTAA